In Camelina sativa cultivar DH55 chromosome 17, Cs, whole genome shotgun sequence, the genomic stretch aaattaaaaacatgtATCTCTTTCATGGCCGTAGGAACGGGAGGAACCAAATTTGACAGAATGGGATCGATTTGCTCAGAGAGAGTATTTGAGGTTGTCAATGGAGGAAGATGTAGAGGAAGTCTCAAACGGAAGTCCAGATGTATGGGAAGAACCACTTGAACCTCAATTTTAGTTCACACTGCGTCTGAGCTCCTACCCACAAACGTATATCCATGATCAGAGATTTGTTGGTTACTGTTGTTTCCAGACGCTCATGGCAGTAGATTCATCATCAATTATCCCCAAGGAGTCTGTCTGTCAATTTCAtgaaattttgacatttttgtttcGGCTTCATATCAATCAGGTTGGGCCTCTCTCCCTCTTTTATATCAGCCTGTGTCCGTATACAGTAGTATATTATTTGTTGGATGGTCttaaaatgagaaaatcaaaGGAAAATGTACAAAAGTATTCTGGACTCTTTTAATTGTTCTCAAGTTGGTTTGGACTTGGGAGTTTGAATAGCAGATTCGTTTGATTCTGAATACCTACCTACAAGATTAGATTATAAAATTTCTTTAGTCGTATAACTCGTAACACGTTGCTGCCATTGATATCTTTTTAATAGACGAAGGTGCAAGTCACGCGTTTTAAATGCGcgtgttttgtttatttgtttgtttatacaATTACAGACATAACACGAGATAACCCTAGAAAGatctcttcatctctctctctctctctccgacaACAAAAGTCAATCTATCGCTAATTTCAATTCCAATTACATACAAAGTGAAAAAAATGGCGTCCTTTAAGATGATGTCTTCTTCCAATTCCGATCTGTCTCGGCGtaattcttcttctgcttcatcttcCCCTTCTATTAGATCATCATCGCACCATCTCCGACCAAATCTTCACACCGATCACTCCAGAATCAGTTTCGCTTACGGCGGTGGCAACGATTACACTTTCGCCTCTGATTCGAAGCCGTTAGATATGGCGGTTGATACTGCTGAGCGGAGTATCGGAGATCGGAACAGCGTTAACAACGGCAAGAGTGTGGACGACGTTTGGAAAGAGATCGTATCTGGAGAGCAAAAGAGGATCATGATGAAAGAGGAAGCACATGATGATGTGATAATGACGCTTGAGGATTTTTTAGCGAAAGCAGCAATGGATGATGTTGATGGGGATGCAGCTAACATGGATTCAGATGAAATTGATGTGAAGATTCCTCCGGAGAGACTAAACAACGACGGTAGCTATACATTCGATTTTCCGATGATGCCGCAGACGCAGCCGCAGCCGCAGAGACATAGTTCGTTTCAGATGATTGAAGGATCAAtgggtggaggaggaggagtgagGGGAAAAAGAGGGAGAGTGATGATGGAGGCCATGGATAAAGCAGCAGCTCAGAGACAGAAGAGGATGATCAAGAACCGTGAATCTGCGGCTAGGTCCAGAGAGAGGAAACAGGCTTATCAAGTTGAGTTAGAGACTTTGGCTGCGAAATTAGAGGAAGAGAATGAGCAGCTTTTGAAGGAGATTGAAGAGAGCACTAAAGAGAGATACAAGAAGCTAATGGAGGTTTTGATTCCGGTCGATGAGAAACCAAGGCCATCCTCGCGTTCTTTATGCAGGAGTCATTCTTTGGAATGGTGAAGAGTGGTGTAAGTTGCAGATTCTAGTGGTAATAAAGATGTATGATGTATACTTTTGTAtgtgaataaaaattaaaccgATGGGCTTGATTACTATATTGTAATCTATATAGTAAAATGATGGTGCTATGGTTAGTACTTAGTTTACCTTTGAATGTCTCTCATGGATGTAATGGAGAGAATACATAGTTTTTGCTGATTTATGGACCAGACAAGACCAGAGGGATAAATTCCTTTTCCTAATTGTTTCCTAgtgtttttgttggttgttgAGAAATtagagagttgttgttgtgtataaAATTAGGCAGGAGCactgagttcttcttcttctttattctccTGGCATCGTTGAAGTAGCTC encodes the following:
- the LOC104754520 gene encoding G-box-binding factor 4-like, translated to MASFKMMSSSNSDLSRRNSSSASSSPSIRSSSHHLRPNLHTDHSRISFAYGGGNDYTFASDSKPLDMAVDTAERSIGDRNSVNNGKSVDDVWKEIVSGEQKRIMMKEEAHDDVIMTLEDFLAKAAMDDVDGDAANMDSDEIDVKIPPERLNNDGSYTFDFPMMPQTQPQPQRHSSFQMIEGSMGGGGGVRGKRGRVMMEAMDKAAAQRQKRMIKNRESAARSRERKQAYQVELETLAAKLEEENEQLLKEIEESTKERYKKLMEVLIPVDEKPRPSSRSLCRSHSLEW